The Mastacembelus armatus chromosome 9, fMasArm1.2, whole genome shotgun sequence genome contains a region encoding:
- the vgll4l gene encoding vestigial like 4 like: protein MAVANFHYITRMSSGFKVYILEGQPHLRSEDRYRHMTNDRVRAPTVYPVKRKRSQERGLTLEERRERALSRSSGKVAQRAAPAAPTVFNSPQSPSSTWSPTPSPTSPLPTHVYYTPVMDEPLALIKKPRKDPENTEEKSKSTTSTQIQMRPSVITCTSSLRNPSCRSEAHRSQSSVVSKCNYDHVVEEHFQRSLGVNYQKARSQQFSISVSVDDHFAKALGDTWLQIKSKSSSCSSTPPSSPSVTHSPTYSHSPNQSHKESGSSSSPTSSHWPVN, encoded by the exons GTCAACCCCATCTCAGAAGCGAAGACAGATACAGACATATGACAAATGATCGGGTTCGAGCCCCAACAGTGTATCCGGTCAAACGTAAACGTAGCCAGGAGAGAGGTCTGACATTGGAGGAAAG ACGAGAGCGTGCTCTGAGCAGAAGCAGTGGCAAAGTTGCCCAGAGAGCAGCACCAGCAGCCCCAACTGTGTTTAACAGCCCACAGAGCCCCTCATCTACCTGGAGTCCGACACCCAGCCCGACCAGCCCTCTGCCCACCCATGTGTACTACACACCAGTCATGGATGAACCTCTTGCTCTCATCAAAAAACCAAGAAAAgaccctgaaaacacagaggaaaagtcTAAAAGCACTACTTCCACTCAAATCCAG ATGCGTCCCTCTGTGATTACGTGCACATCCTCGTTAAGAAACCCTTCCTGCAGGTCTGAGGCCCACAGAAGCCAGTCATCAG TGGTTTCCAAATGCAACTACGATCACGTGGTCGAGGAGCATTTCCAAAGGAGCCTAGGTGTGAACTACCAGAAAGCTCGCTCCCAGCAGTTTTCCATCAGCGTGTCCGTTGATGACCACTTTGCCAAGGCTTTGGGAGACACGTGGCTGCAGATTAAATCCAAATCGTCCTCCTGTTCTTCCACGCCTCCCAGCAGTCCGAGCGTTACTCACTCCCCGACCTACAGCCACAGCCCAAATCAGTCCCACAAAGAGTCTGGCAGCAGCTCATCGCCAACTTCCAGCCACTGGCCTGTcaattaa
- the slc20a1a gene encoding sodium-dependent phosphate transporter 1-A: MDTTTLATLAAATTAALAFQSDMSGYLWLLVLGFIIAFILAFSVGANDVANSFGTAVGSGVVTLRQACVLATIFETVGSVLLGAKVSETIRQGIIDVQMYNGSEHILMAGSISAMCGSAVWQLVASFLKLPISGTHCIVGATIGFSMVAKGHQGVKWMELLRIVASWFLSPVLSGIMSGILFYMVRKLILNKADPVPSGLRALPVFYAITMGINLFSIMFTGAPLLGFDRVPWWGTLCITIGSAFITALAVWFIVCPRLKKKINRETAASPCETPLMEKNSRKPPEAEQPSKPCDPEPQTPPAVSQKVAFKLGGSEEADLDNHDMETKDSDSSSGLNGPVGPMVITDPHSGRSHTIHKDSGLYKDLLHKLHMAKVGDCIGDSDTEDKPIRRNNSYTSYTMAIYGIQGDPKYKDTDVGLQRRSRVDSYSSSSSVVTNGSTVQDGSVTVEAGKDPVLEEDELEVDQPAVSLLFQFLQILTACFGSFAHGGNDVSNAIGPLVALWLLYESGSVVSSAPTPIWLLLYGGVGICAGLWVWGRRVIQTMGKDLTPITPSSGFSIELASAITVVVASNVGLPVSTTHCKVGSVVAVGWLRSRKSVDWHLFRNIFIAWFVTVPISGLISAALMALFIYVFL; this comes from the exons ATGGATACAACTACACTGGCAACTCTGGCTGCTGCCACGACCGCAGCTCTGGCCTTTCAGTCTGACATGTCAGGCTACTTGTGGCTGTTGGTGTTAGGCTTCATCATTGCCTTCATCCTGGCCTTCTCTGTGGGGGCCAATGACGTGGCCAACTCCTTCGGTACAGCTGTTGGCTCTGGGGTGGTCACTTTGCGACAGGCCTGCGTCCTGGCCACTATCTTTGAGACGGTGGGCTCAGTGCTGCTGGGGGCCAAAGTCAGCGAGACCATCCGACAGGGAATCATTGATGTCCAGATGTACAATGGCTCTGAACACATCCTGATGGCAGGATCAATAAGTGCAATGTGTG GCTCTGCTGTGTGGCAGCTGGTTGCATCATTCCTGAAGCTCCCCATTTCTGGAACCCATTGTATTGTTGGAGCCACAATTGGCTTCTCCATGGTGGCCAAAGGTCACCAAGGGGTCAAATGGATGGAGCTACTCCGCATTG TGGCATCTTGGTTCCTGTCGCCTGTGCTGTCAGGCATCATGTCAGGAATTCTCTTCTACATGGTCCGCAAGTTAATTCTAAACAAG GCAGATCCTGTACCCAGTGGCCTCAGAGCTCTTCCAGTCTTTTATGCTATAACTATGGGCATCAACCTCTTCTCCATCATGTTTACAGGAGCACCGC TGCTGGGGTTTGACAGAGTGCCATGGTGGGGTACGCTGTGCATTACGATAGGCTCCGCCTTCATCACGGCTTTGGCCGTTTGGTTTATTGTCTGTCCACGACTCAAGAAGAAAATCAACC GAGAAACTGCAGCTTCTCCCTGTGAAACTCCGCTAATGGAGAAGAACTCCAGAAAACCTCCAGAAGCAGAGCAGCCCTCAAAACCTTGTGACCCTGAACCCCAGACCCCTCCAGCAGTCAGTCAAAAGGTGGCTTTCAAACTAGGAGGGTCAGAGGAGGCTGATTTGGACAACCATGACATGGAGACCAAAGACTCAGATAGCAGCAGTG GTCTGAACGGCCCTGTTGGCCCCATGGTGATCACTGATCCTCACAGTGGACGATCCCACACGATCCACAAAGACTCTGGCCTTTACAAAGACCTGCTACACAAACTCCACATGGCCAAGGTGGGTGACTGTATTGGTGACAGCGACACGGAAGACAAACCCATCCGGAGGAACAACAGCTACACCTCCTACACTATGGCCATTTATGGCATCCAAGGAGATCCTAAATACAAGGACACAGATGTTGGGCTGCAGAGAAGATCCAGGGTGgacagttacagcagctccagctCAGTAGTGACCAATGGGAGCACAGTCCAGGATGGTAGTGTGACTGTGGAAGCTGGCAAGGACCCTGTTCTTGAGGAGGATGAGCTGGAGGTCGACCAACCAGCTGTTTCCTTGCTCTTCCAGTTCTTGCAGATTCTCACAGCGTGCTTTGGCTCTTTTGCTCATGGAGGGAATGATGTCAG CAATGCCATTGGTCCGTTGGTGGCTCTCTGGCTTCTTTATGAGAGCGGCTCTGTGGTGTCCAGTGCACCCACACCCATCTGGTTGCTCCTGTATGGTGGAGTGGGCATCTGCGCTGGGCTCTGGGTATGGGGCCGGAGGGTGATCCAAACCATGGGCAAAGACCTTACTCCCATTACACCTTCCAG TGGATTCAGCATTGAGCTGGCTTCAGCAATCACAGTGGTTGTTGCATCCAATGTTGGTCTTCCTGTCAGCACAACCCATTGCAAG GTGGGCTCTGTGGTGGCTGTGGGATGGCTGCGCTCCAGGAAATCAGTTGACTGGCATCTGTTCAGGAACATCTTCATCGCCTGGTTCGTTACTGTTCCCATCTCGGGCCTGATAAGTGCTGCCCTCATGGCTctcttcatttatgtttttctatgA